From the genome of Triticum aestivum cultivar Chinese Spring chromosome 3B, IWGSC CS RefSeq v2.1, whole genome shotgun sequence, one region includes:
- the LOC123065757 gene encoding BTB/POZ and MATH domain-containing protein 1-like, producing MSASRAQRTMSASACAPETAQGTHLFKIDGYSLCRGLGVGKSIQSAVFRVGGHDWCVYFYPDGIREDSKDYVSVFLELKTQNAEARALYHLRVVDQAWPPPPFTWPIPSQYEPLVFNSTDDDRCWGYTHFMRKTKLWSYVLEDTLILECNLAVIELKDAQEANVKISFEAQAPLSELVHNLSSLLEATEGSDVSFKVKEEVFPAHKIILAMRSPVFKVKFYGSMRDESSRSITVEDMQPAVFRGLLHFIYTDSLPPLDYLDDDEYEEMVRHLLVAADRYAMERMKYMCEIKLCELLHTGTVATTLALADQHHCSKLKDACIGFINSSNRMVGVMESKGYESLKRTCPFVIADILEKAVKTRRI from the coding sequence ATGTCCGCATCCCGGGCCCAACGGACGATGTCGGCGTCAGCCTGCGCCCCGGAGACCGCGCAGGGCACGCACCTGTTCAAGATCGACGGCTACAGCCTGTGCAGGGGCCTCGGCGTCGGCAAGTCCATCCAGTCCGCCGTCTTCCGCGTCGGCGGCCACGACTGGTGCGTCTACTTCTACCCCGACGGCATCAGGGAGGACAGCAAGGACTACGTCTCAGTCTTCCTCGAGCTCAAGACCCAGAACGCAGAGGCGAGGGCGCTCTACCATCTGAGGGTGGTCGACCAGGCCTGGCCGCCGCCACCTTTCACGTGGCCGATCCCCAGCCAGTACGAGCCGCTGGTGTTTAACTCCACCGACGATGACCGCTGCTGGGGCTACACCCATTTCATGAGGAAGACCAAGCTGTGGTCGTACGTTCTGGAGGACACCCTTATCCTCGAGTGCAATCTTGCCGTCATCGAGCTGAAGGACGCACAAGAGGCTAATGTCAAGATTAGCTTTGAGGCCCAGGCGCCACTGTCCGAATTGGTTCATAACCTTAGCAGCTTGCTGGAGGCTACGGAGGGATCTGATGTGTCTTTCAAGGTCAAGGAGGAGGTTTTCCCAGCCCATAAGATCATCCTCGCAATGCGGTCGCCGGTCTTCAAGGTGAAGTTCTACGGCTCGATGAGGGACGAGAGTAGCCGCAGCATAACCGTTGAAGACATGCAGCCCGCTGTTTTCAGAGGACTGCTTCACTTCATCTACACTGATTCGTTACCTCCATTGGATTACCTAGATGACGATGAGTATGAAGAAATGGTCAGGCATTTGCTCGTGGCCGCAGATAGGTACGCCATGGAAAGGATGAAGTACATGTGCGAGATCAAACTTTGTGAGCTTCTTCATACCGGGACTGTTGCAACCACCTTAGCTTTAGCCGACCAGCATCATTGCAGCAAGCTCAAAGATGCCTGCATTGGATTTATCAACTCTTCAAATAGAATGGTTGGTGTGATGGAAAGTAAAGGGTATGAGTCCCTGAAAAGGACATGTCCTTTTGTCATTGCTGATATATTGGAGAAAGCAGTTAAGACTCGCAGAATTTAG